The following coding sequences lie in one Corynebacterium anserum genomic window:
- a CDS encoding ribose-5-phosphate isomerase, whose protein sequence is MRIYLGADHAGFEMKNLIKDHLSQKGIEVVDCGAHTYDADDDYPAFCIEAARRVVEDEGSLGIVLGGSGNGEQIAANKVKGARCALAWSVETAQLAREHNNAQLIGLGGRMHSKEEALAIVDAFVAQPWSQAERHQRRIDILAEYERTGIAPELPEQK, encoded by the coding sequence ATGCGTATTTACTTGGGTGCCGACCATGCCGGCTTTGAAATGAAGAATCTCATCAAGGACCACCTGAGCCAAAAGGGTATTGAGGTCGTTGATTGTGGTGCACACACTTATGATGCGGATGATGACTACCCAGCTTTTTGTATCGAAGCCGCGCGTCGTGTTGTCGAGGATGAGGGTTCCTTGGGCATCGTGCTCGGAGGATCCGGCAATGGTGAGCAAATTGCCGCTAATAAGGTCAAGGGAGCTCGTTGCGCTTTGGCTTGGTCGGTAGAGACCGCGCAGCTGGCTCGCGAACACAACAATGCGCAGCTGATCGGCCTAGGTGGCCGGATGCATTCGAAGGAAGAAGCGCTGGCTATCGTTGACGCTTTTGTGGCTCAGCCCTGGAGTCAGGCAGAGCGCCATCAACGGCGTATCGACATCCTGGCTGAGTACGAACGCACAGGTATCGCTCCGGAACTACCGGAACAGAAATAG
- the pepN gene encoding aminopeptidase N translates to MTSTNLTRTEAAQRADLISKVHYDIALDLTAGADMVHKTFGSRTTVRFTSQVGSTFIDLRAPQIASVQLDGVDITDEAIPTTGNGEYDETQGIQLKNLAEGDHELCVVAEAAYSTTGQGLHRFLDKADNEVYIYTQFETADAKRVFACFDQPDIKATYNVKLTTPAEWSVITNNTVSEQRGVDSEGQTVHTSTVDYQLSTYLVAFCVGPWYEVRDEWTGTVTEHPETTAATTAAALTRGQLITSGEMTVPLALYCRKSLAEYLDADELFEVTKQGFDYYAKHFGIGYPFYKYDQIFCPEYNMGAMENAGCVTIRDEYIFRSAASHYQYERRADTILHELAHMWFGDLVTMKWWDDLWLNESFATWSAAMSQAGATKYKTAWVTFANKEKAWAYGQDQLSSTHPVFSDASDIVTVEANFDGITYAKGASLLKQLAAYVGLEQFFAGIRAHFAAHAWSNATFNDLLDALEQASGRDLSDWADQWLKTTGINTLAPDFDIDANGAYSHVAITQSGAQPGSEETRTHRLAVGVYSVSDSGTVERTARAELDIAGERTEVKELAGVPAGDLVLVNDDDLTYAFIALDNKSLATATENIDKISDPMPRSLIWSAAWQMTRNAQMRARDFVALVARGAASETELAVLEQLLLQAHSAVSNYADPTWAESEGWENLRTALLHGLGSITGQAQLAFVRAYARAQQSAESAQVLRVLLGEQDTVTAGASQEVSAGEIAPGLNIDQDLRWALIIALTGAARITGESNEQVEARITAEQERDSSSTGEMMAIQARAARPDAETKARLWDDFTKRGPELSNLYLRHATAGFTHVGHGGLLEDYGARYADTAPNMWESLSSEMALRTLEAIYPVWDHSESTDSTIAELIESADTPAGLRRVLKEGRDHVARAKAARACDRG, encoded by the coding sequence ATGACATCAACCAATTTGACTCGTACCGAGGCTGCCCAACGCGCTGATCTCATCAGCAAGGTTCATTACGACATTGCCCTCGATCTCACGGCTGGCGCAGACATGGTCCACAAGACCTTCGGTTCTCGCACTACTGTCCGCTTCACCTCACAAGTGGGTTCAACCTTCATAGACCTACGCGCTCCACAGATCGCCAGCGTACAGCTGGACGGCGTGGATATAACAGATGAGGCTATCCCCACCACAGGCAACGGGGAATACGACGAAACGCAAGGCATCCAGCTCAAGAACCTCGCCGAGGGAGACCATGAACTTTGCGTTGTGGCGGAGGCAGCATATTCCACCACTGGCCAAGGGCTCCACCGTTTCCTCGATAAAGCGGATAACGAGGTGTATATTTACACCCAGTTCGAGACCGCTGATGCCAAGCGTGTTTTCGCGTGCTTTGACCAACCGGATATCAAAGCAACGTATAACGTGAAGCTCACCACTCCCGCGGAATGGAGTGTCATCACTAATAACACTGTGTCAGAGCAACGTGGCGTCGATTCCGAAGGGCAGACGGTGCACACCTCGACGGTGGACTATCAGCTCTCCACCTACCTGGTGGCTTTCTGCGTCGGCCCCTGGTACGAGGTGCGCGACGAATGGACAGGCACCGTGACCGAGCATCCGGAGACCACAGCAGCGACCACGGCCGCAGCTCTCACACGAGGACAGCTAATCACTTCCGGAGAGATGACAGTCCCTCTCGCACTGTATTGTCGCAAGTCCCTTGCGGAATATCTGGATGCTGACGAACTATTTGAGGTCACCAAACAAGGCTTCGACTACTACGCGAAGCATTTCGGTATTGGCTATCCATTCTACAAATACGATCAAATCTTCTGCCCTGAATACAACATGGGCGCCATGGAAAACGCTGGCTGCGTCACAATCCGGGACGAATACATTTTCCGCTCCGCAGCCAGCCATTACCAGTACGAACGCCGTGCAGACACTATCCTGCATGAACTCGCTCACATGTGGTTCGGCGACTTGGTCACCATGAAATGGTGGGATGACCTATGGCTCAACGAGTCCTTTGCAACATGGTCAGCGGCGATGAGTCAGGCCGGCGCCACGAAGTACAAGACAGCCTGGGTCACGTTCGCTAACAAGGAGAAAGCCTGGGCGTATGGCCAAGACCAGCTCTCCTCGACCCACCCCGTATTCAGCGATGCATCAGACATCGTCACAGTCGAAGCTAACTTCGACGGCATCACTTACGCCAAGGGCGCAAGCCTCCTCAAACAACTCGCCGCGTACGTGGGCCTTGAACAGTTCTTTGCCGGAATCCGCGCTCACTTCGCCGCCCACGCTTGGAGCAATGCCACGTTCAACGACTTACTCGACGCACTGGAACAAGCCTCCGGGAGGGATTTGTCCGACTGGGCCGACCAGTGGCTCAAAACTACGGGTATTAACACCCTGGCACCCGACTTCGACATCGACGCCAATGGGGCGTACTCTCACGTCGCCATCACCCAATCTGGCGCACAACCTGGTTCCGAGGAAACCCGCACGCATCGACTCGCCGTGGGAGTCTATAGCGTCAGCGACTCCGGTACTGTGGAACGAACGGCGCGTGCAGAACTAGACATCGCCGGTGAGCGCACGGAAGTCAAGGAACTCGCCGGAGTACCTGCAGGAGATCTAGTTCTGGTTAACGATGATGACCTCACCTACGCATTCATCGCGCTGGACAACAAGTCGCTTGCTACGGCTACCGAGAACATCGACAAGATCAGCGACCCCATGCCCCGCAGCCTCATCTGGTCAGCAGCATGGCAGATGACACGGAATGCACAGATGCGCGCCCGCGACTTCGTTGCTCTCGTCGCTCGCGGAGCTGCCTCAGAAACAGAGTTGGCAGTCTTGGAGCAGCTGCTGCTGCAGGCTCACTCGGCCGTCAGTAACTACGCCGACCCCACATGGGCGGAATCGGAAGGGTGGGAAAACCTACGCACTGCGCTTTTGCACGGTCTGGGTTCCATCACCGGTCAAGCTCAGTTAGCCTTTGTTCGCGCCTATGCCAGGGCACAGCAATCGGCCGAATCAGCCCAAGTACTGCGGGTACTCCTGGGCGAACAAGACACTGTTACGGCAGGTGCCAGCCAAGAGGTATCCGCAGGAGAAATAGCCCCTGGTTTGAACATTGACCAAGATTTGCGCTGGGCGTTGATCATCGCCCTCACCGGCGCTGCCCGCATCACAGGCGAATCCAACGAACAAGTCGAGGCACGAATCACCGCCGAACAGGAAAGAGACTCCTCCTCTACCGGCGAAATGATGGCCATTCAAGCCCGCGCAGCACGCCCCGACGCGGAAACAAAAGCCCGACTCTGGGATGACTTCACCAAGCGAGGCCCAGAGTTGTCCAATCTCTACCTCCGCCATGCCACTGCTGGTTTCACTCACGTGGGTCACGGAGGCTTGCTGGAAGACTACGGTGCTCGCTACGCAGACACCGCGCCAAACATGTGGGAATCCCTATCCTCTGAGATGGCGCTACGCACACTGGAGGCGATCTACCCTGTATGGGATCACTCCGAGTCCACCGATTCCACGATCGCTGAACTTATCGAGTCTGCTGACACTCCGGCGGGGCTGCGTCGCGTTTTGAAGGAAGGCCGAGACCACGTCGCCCGGGCCAAAGCAGCTCGAGCCTGCGACCGCGGCTAA
- a CDS encoding acyl-CoA thioesterase: MNEATGTRWHTCHRELRWSDFDQYQHVNNAKYLEFAQDARMVFLRDVLTEMDIAVPPFFVRHTTIDYPRPLSPGENEVAVSTFVTHVGKKSCTMRQQIKDALGRVTCTVDTVMVGVDMMTGKSREWSEDDIKNLKMFFIPIEESEEETEG; the protein is encoded by the coding sequence ATGAATGAAGCTACCGGCACCCGTTGGCACACATGCCATCGTGAATTACGCTGGTCAGACTTCGACCAATACCAACACGTCAATAATGCGAAATACCTGGAATTTGCCCAGGATGCGCGCATGGTCTTCCTCCGCGACGTCCTCACCGAAATGGATATCGCGGTTCCACCGTTTTTTGTCCGGCATACGACCATCGACTATCCACGTCCTCTGTCGCCCGGAGAAAATGAAGTGGCAGTGAGCACCTTCGTGACTCATGTAGGAAAAAAGTCCTGCACGATGCGTCAACAAATTAAGGATGCTCTCGGTCGCGTGACCTGTACGGTGGATACCGTCATGGTGGGGGTAGACATGATGACCGGTAAATCACGCGAATGGTCGGAAGATGACATCAAGAACCTCAAGATGTTCTTCATACCTATAGAAGAATCAGAGGAAGAAACCGAAGGATAA
- a CDS encoding GDSL-type esterase/lipase family protein translates to MAKFSAKVRTAAIAAVAALSLGTGAGVAAAQQFEIPGFGPITFPSQGGGNKELVTFGDSFTANAGKGGPRGLQPGHNALTANCATDMENWPKTAAKDLNVSLGDWSCNGTGGLPALQLMAYVEAAIAQGDLGPGTKDVVMMYGGMDAIQWVQTGQTMAPELKVDFHAFNDTMRVVGDRIREVAPNARIFMTSYSEYATNDQLCLVNLPGNVTNPIPAPGATRIQEAFRDNLRNTAAANNFQFIDVYQQSIGHGTCAPEGPDRWVAGFVDPNMGPMTNHPTVAGAKATGHIIARGLR, encoded by the coding sequence ATGGCTAAGTTTTCTGCCAAGGTTCGCACCGCTGCAATCGCAGCAGTTGCGGCACTGAGTCTCGGAACCGGTGCTGGTGTTGCAGCTGCCCAGCAATTTGAGATCCCAGGTTTCGGGCCAATCACCTTCCCTAGCCAAGGCGGTGGCAACAAGGAACTGGTTACTTTCGGTGACTCCTTCACTGCTAACGCAGGCAAGGGCGGTCCACGTGGATTGCAGCCTGGTCACAATGCACTGACCGCCAACTGCGCTACCGACATGGAAAACTGGCCAAAGACCGCTGCCAAGGATCTCAACGTGTCCCTGGGCGACTGGTCCTGCAACGGCACCGGTGGCCTGCCAGCTCTTCAGCTGATGGCTTATGTGGAGGCCGCAATCGCTCAGGGTGACCTGGGTCCAGGCACCAAGGATGTTGTCATGATGTACGGCGGCATGGATGCTATTCAGTGGGTTCAGACCGGTCAGACCATGGCTCCTGAACTGAAGGTCGACTTCCATGCATTCAACGATACGATGCGCGTGGTCGGCGACCGCATCCGTGAAGTTGCTCCAAACGCACGCATCTTCATGACTTCCTACTCCGAGTATGCAACCAACGACCAGCTGTGCCTGGTCAACCTCCCAGGAAACGTCACCAACCCAATTCCAGCTCCTGGCGCTACCCGCATTCAGGAAGCCTTCCGCGACAACCTGCGTAACACCGCTGCCGCCAATAACTTCCAGTTCATTGACGTCTACCAGCAATCCATCGGCCACGGCACCTGCGCCCCAGAAGGCCCAGATCGCTGGGTTGCAGGCTTCGTTGATCCAAACATGGGTCCAATGACCAACCACCCAACCGTTGCGGGTGCTAAAGCTACCGGTCACATCATCGCACGTGGCCTGCGCTAA
- the ettA gene encoding energy-dependent translational throttle protein EttA, with protein MGEFIYTMKNVRKAHGEKVILDNVTMAFYPGAKIGVVGPNGAGKSSILKIMAGIDQPSNGEAFLDPGATVGILMQEPPLNEEKTVRENVEEGMGEIFQIRQRYEEIAEEMATNYTDELMDEMTKLQEQIDAADAWELDSKIEQAMDALRCPPGDEGVTNLSGGERRRVALAKLLLSEPDLLLLDEPTNHLDAESVLWLEQHLAKYPGAVLAVTHDRYFLDHVAGWICEVDRGKLYPYEGNYSTYLETKQKRLEVAGKKDQKLQKRLKEELAWVRSGAKARQAKNKARLQRYEEMVAEAEQYKKLDFEEIQIPTPPRLGNQVVEVSNLTKGFGDRTLIKDLSFTLPRNGIVGVIGPNGVGKTTLFKTIVGLEEPDSGEVKVGQTVKLSYVDQNRENIDPEKTVWEVVSDGLDYIVVGQNEMPSRAYLSAFGFKGSDQQKPSKVLSGGERNRLNLALTLKQGGNLILLDEPTNDLDVETLGSLENALEKFPGCAVVISHDRWFLDRTCTHILAWEGNVAEGQWYWFEGNFEDYEKNKVERLGPEAARPTRVTHRKLTR; from the coding sequence GTGGGCGAGTTCATTTACACGATGAAAAACGTGCGCAAAGCGCACGGCGAAAAGGTCATTCTCGATAACGTCACCATGGCGTTTTACCCAGGCGCGAAAATCGGCGTCGTCGGACCAAACGGTGCGGGAAAGTCTTCTATTTTGAAGATCATGGCTGGTATTGATCAGCCATCTAACGGTGAGGCTTTCCTCGACCCAGGCGCTACAGTGGGCATCCTCATGCAGGAGCCGCCTCTCAATGAGGAAAAGACCGTGCGCGAGAACGTCGAAGAAGGCATGGGCGAGATTTTCCAGATCCGTCAACGCTATGAAGAGATCGCCGAGGAGATGGCGACCAACTACACCGACGAGCTCATGGATGAGATGACCAAGCTCCAAGAACAAATCGACGCAGCGGATGCGTGGGAGCTGGATTCAAAGATCGAACAGGCGATGGATGCACTGCGATGCCCTCCAGGTGATGAAGGCGTGACTAATCTCTCCGGGGGTGAACGCCGCCGAGTAGCTTTGGCGAAATTGCTGCTGTCTGAACCTGACCTGTTGCTACTGGATGAGCCTACTAACCACCTGGACGCGGAATCCGTTCTCTGGTTGGAGCAGCACTTAGCGAAGTACCCGGGGGCAGTGTTGGCGGTGACGCACGACCGGTACTTCCTTGACCACGTTGCAGGCTGGATCTGCGAGGTCGATCGAGGAAAGCTGTACCCCTATGAAGGCAACTACTCCACATATCTGGAGACCAAGCAGAAGCGCCTCGAAGTGGCGGGTAAGAAAGACCAGAAGCTCCAGAAACGCCTGAAGGAAGAGCTCGCATGGGTTCGTTCTGGAGCAAAGGCACGCCAGGCCAAGAACAAAGCTCGTCTGCAGCGCTATGAAGAAATGGTTGCTGAGGCAGAACAGTACAAGAAGCTAGACTTTGAAGAAATTCAGATTCCAACCCCGCCACGTCTGGGCAACCAAGTTGTGGAGGTCAGTAATCTGACCAAGGGCTTCGGAGATCGAACTCTGATTAAGGACTTGTCTTTTACCCTTCCACGTAATGGCATCGTGGGAGTGATTGGTCCTAATGGTGTGGGCAAGACCACGCTGTTTAAGACAATTGTCGGTTTAGAAGAGCCAGACTCCGGTGAAGTGAAAGTCGGCCAGACGGTGAAACTGTCCTACGTCGACCAGAACCGTGAGAACATCGACCCAGAAAAGACCGTGTGGGAAGTTGTCTCTGACGGGCTGGACTACATCGTGGTTGGTCAAAACGAAATGCCGTCGCGCGCATACTTGTCCGCCTTCGGCTTCAAAGGGTCAGACCAGCAGAAACCATCTAAGGTTCTGTCCGGTGGTGAACGTAACCGCCTGAATCTTGCGCTGACGCTTAAGCAGGGCGGCAACCTGATTCTGCTAGATGAGCCGACGAATGACTTGGACGTGGAGACCCTGGGCTCATTAGAGAATGCCCTGGAGAAATTCCCGGGTTGTGCCGTGGTTATTTCTCACGACCGTTGGTTCCTTGACCGTACGTGTACGCATATTCTCGCCTGGGAAGGCAACGTCGCAGAGGGTCAGTGGTACTGGTTCGAAGGAAACTTCGAAGATTATGAAAAGAACAAGGTGGAGCGCCTCGGCCCAGAAGCAGCCCGTCCCACACGAGTAACCCACCGTAAGCTCACCCGCTAA
- a CDS encoding disulfide bond formation protein DsbA codes for MSDQQNATMYFDVTCPFAWVTSRWLLEVEKVRDVEIQWAPMSLAVLNEDREGLDPAYARQAANSKAPALVAAAIYTEYPEKTGDFYTAMGEKIHNIGGVDKQDPECYDQLIKNSLAEIGLPAEFFDAAHKADDAEGSYGEQLRASHAKALELVGDDVGTPVVRLGDRAFFGPVLTRIPRGEEAGKLFDASVTLGSYPHFFELKRSRTEDPRAEFA; via the coding sequence ATGAGTGATCAACAGAATGCCACCATGTATTTCGATGTCACATGCCCATTTGCCTGGGTGACGAGCCGCTGGCTACTCGAAGTGGAGAAGGTCAGAGATGTGGAAATTCAGTGGGCGCCCATGAGCCTTGCGGTTCTCAATGAGGACCGTGAAGGGCTGGATCCCGCATACGCCCGGCAGGCCGCTAATTCAAAGGCTCCTGCGTTGGTAGCGGCAGCCATCTACACCGAATACCCGGAAAAGACGGGGGATTTTTATACGGCTATGGGAGAGAAGATCCATAACATTGGGGGTGTGGATAAACAGGATCCTGAATGCTACGACCAGCTGATCAAGAATTCCTTGGCTGAGATTGGGTTACCGGCGGAGTTCTTCGACGCTGCTCACAAGGCTGATGACGCAGAGGGCTCTTATGGCGAGCAGCTGCGGGCAAGCCACGCGAAGGCACTCGAATTGGTGGGCGATGATGTCGGCACTCCGGTGGTGCGGCTGGGCGACCGCGCCTTTTTTGGTCCGGTGTTAACTCGTATTCCGCGTGGCGAGGAGGCTGGCAAACTATTTGATGCCTCTGTTACCTTGGGCAGCTATCCGCATTTCTTCGAGCTGAAGCGCTCACGCACGGAGGATCCGCGGGCAGAGTTTGCTTAA
- a CDS encoding pyruvate dehydrogenase: protein MATSYAQQLITTLENNGVRRIYGVVGDSLNPIVDAVKHSSIEWIHVRNEEAGAFAAGAESLMMDSLAVCAGSCGPGNLHLLQGLYDSHRNGAKVLAIASHIPSQYIGSRYFQETHPEKLFAECSGYCEMVNSTEQGATILHHAIQSTMAGNGVSVLVIPGDLASQDAHDSPQLRSAISVERPTVVPSPIEVRQLARKINDANKVVLFGGAGCRYAREEVLALADKINAPLGHAYGGKEYLHYDNPFDVGMSGLLGYGACNDAFEEADLLILLGTDFPYSEFLPKPTETAQVDINGANIGRRTHVSVPVHGDVAATINALMPLIEKKTDRRFLDAMLRKHEKALSHVIEAYTGAHGKKKPIHPEFLTDVVDGLADRDAVFTADTGMCNVWHARYINPNGQRKMIASFRHGTMANAFPQAIGAQFADRGRQVIALCGDGGMGMLLGELLTAKLHDLPLKAIVYNNSSLGMVKLEMLVAGLPDFGTDHEEVNYAAIAKAVGIVSYRIEDPEDIESTLREALAHPGPVLVDVVTDPNALSIPPEISLEQVGGFTKAAAATVLEGGVGKMIEMARANLRNLPAPSSFKGL from the coding sequence ATGGCAACCAGCTACGCACAACAACTCATCACAACGCTGGAAAACAACGGGGTTCGCAGGATTTATGGAGTGGTGGGGGACAGCCTGAATCCCATCGTGGACGCAGTAAAGCACAGCTCTATCGAATGGATTCATGTGCGTAACGAGGAAGCTGGCGCATTTGCAGCTGGAGCGGAATCCCTGATGATGGACAGCTTGGCCGTGTGTGCTGGAAGTTGTGGACCAGGCAACCTGCACCTTCTCCAGGGCCTTTATGATTCCCATCGCAACGGAGCCAAAGTGCTGGCCATTGCCAGCCATATTCCAAGCCAGTACATCGGATCGCGTTATTTCCAGGAGACTCATCCGGAAAAACTTTTCGCGGAATGCTCTGGTTACTGCGAGATGGTTAATTCTACTGAGCAGGGTGCAACGATTCTTCACCACGCTATTCAGTCGACAATGGCGGGCAATGGTGTGTCTGTGCTCGTTATTCCTGGTGACCTTGCATCTCAGGATGCGCACGACTCTCCGCAGTTGCGTTCCGCTATCTCCGTGGAGCGGCCAACTGTTGTACCTAGCCCTATTGAGGTTCGGCAATTGGCTCGGAAAATTAACGACGCCAATAAGGTGGTTCTCTTCGGGGGTGCGGGCTGCAGGTACGCCCGTGAGGAGGTGCTGGCACTGGCGGATAAGATCAATGCGCCGCTGGGGCACGCATATGGCGGTAAGGAATACCTCCACTATGACAATCCGTTTGACGTGGGAATGTCGGGTCTGTTGGGCTATGGCGCGTGCAACGATGCTTTCGAAGAGGCGGACTTGCTCATTCTTCTGGGAACGGATTTTCCCTACTCGGAGTTCCTGCCGAAGCCTACAGAGACGGCCCAGGTGGATATCAACGGAGCGAACATTGGCAGGCGCACTCATGTGAGCGTTCCTGTCCATGGTGATGTAGCCGCCACGATTAATGCTCTGATGCCGCTGATTGAGAAGAAGACGGATCGTCGTTTCCTCGACGCAATGTTGAGGAAGCATGAGAAGGCTCTTTCTCACGTCATTGAGGCTTACACTGGTGCGCACGGGAAGAAGAAGCCCATACACCCCGAGTTTCTGACAGACGTTGTGGACGGTCTAGCGGATCGGGATGCTGTGTTCACTGCTGATACAGGCATGTGTAACGTTTGGCATGCGCGGTATATCAACCCCAATGGGCAGCGGAAGATGATCGCCAGCTTCCGACACGGAACGATGGCGAATGCCTTTCCTCAGGCGATTGGAGCACAATTTGCGGATCGAGGGCGTCAAGTCATCGCCCTGTGTGGCGACGGAGGTATGGGCATGCTTCTGGGGGAGTTGCTCACTGCGAAATTGCATGACCTGCCTTTGAAAGCGATTGTGTACAACAACTCATCGCTGGGCATGGTGAAACTGGAGATGCTGGTCGCGGGATTGCCGGATTTCGGGACCGACCACGAGGAGGTGAACTACGCAGCAATCGCCAAGGCAGTAGGAATTGTCTCTTACAGGATCGAAGACCCAGAGGATATTGAGTCCACGCTCAGGGAAGCGCTGGCGCATCCTGGACCGGTGCTGGTCGATGTGGTGACTGATCCTAACGCTCTGAGTATTCCGCCGGAGATTTCCTTAGAACAAGTCGGCGGTTTTACGAAGGCTGCGGCGGCAACGGTTTTGGAAGGAGGGGTGGGGAAAATGATCGAGATGGCGCGTGCCAATTTGCGTAATTTACCTGCGCCTTCATCGTTTAAAGGGCTCTGA
- a CDS encoding TSUP family transporter, which produces MHLAPQTIALLLGGSAFAGFIDAIVGGGGLIMIPLLLISAPGLPEATALGTNKLTSISGTTSAAISMLRKVKVNKKLLLVASPIALVCSAFGALLATIISSGVMRPLVIALLLAVAIYVYIRPNFGIGAGTNTPVSPMTGSIALLMIAGIGFYDGFFGPGTGTFLIMVLTALLSHSFIHSSAMTKVINASTNFGGLLVFASFGHVWWTLGLALAFSNIIGAQIGARMVINKGTGFVRVMLLIVVLTMVGKLSYDLLT; this is translated from the coding sequence ATGCATTTAGCACCGCAAACGATCGCGTTATTACTCGGTGGCAGTGCGTTCGCAGGGTTTATCGACGCCATTGTGGGCGGCGGCGGTCTCATCATGATTCCCCTACTGCTGATTTCAGCACCTGGCCTCCCGGAAGCCACCGCCCTAGGCACCAACAAGCTAACATCAATCAGTGGCACCACATCCGCAGCTATCAGCATGCTGCGCAAAGTAAAAGTAAACAAGAAACTACTCTTGGTCGCCTCCCCCATCGCGCTTGTGTGTTCGGCATTCGGAGCCCTGCTCGCCACGATTATCAGCAGTGGTGTAATGCGCCCACTAGTCATCGCGTTGCTTCTGGCGGTGGCCATTTATGTCTATATCCGCCCCAACTTTGGGATCGGTGCCGGGACAAATACTCCGGTGAGTCCGATGACAGGCAGCATCGCTCTCCTGATGATTGCCGGAATCGGTTTCTATGACGGCTTCTTCGGACCCGGAACGGGCACTTTCCTCATTATGGTGCTCACGGCGCTACTCTCCCACAGCTTCATCCATTCTTCCGCCATGACAAAAGTGATCAATGCGTCCACCAACTTCGGAGGTCTCCTGGTGTTCGCCAGCTTCGGTCACGTGTGGTGGACTCTTGGTCTCGCACTGGCTTTCTCAAACATCATTGGTGCCCAGATTGGAGCCCGAATGGTGATCAACAAAGGCACTGGTTTTGTGCGCGTGATGCTACTCATTGTCGTCTTGACGATGGTGGGAAAGCTCTCCTACGATCTCCTAACCTAG
- a CDS encoding globin: MSNFYDAVGGDDTFRAIVHEFYKQVRTDDILGPMYPAEDMEGAEDRLRWFLAQYWGGPQEFNEKRGHPRLRMRHARFRVDEAARDRWLELMANALRTIPREQLPDEHRAAMWDHMERVAHMLLNTPTHGTGSPLN; this comes from the coding sequence GTGAGCAATTTCTACGACGCCGTGGGTGGCGACGACACTTTTCGGGCCATAGTCCACGAGTTCTACAAGCAAGTGCGCACCGACGACATCCTGGGACCCATGTATCCCGCCGAGGACATGGAGGGGGCAGAGGATCGACTACGCTGGTTCCTCGCTCAATACTGGGGTGGCCCGCAAGAATTCAATGAAAAACGCGGACACCCCCGCCTACGTATGCGTCACGCGCGGTTCCGCGTCGACGAAGCGGCTCGCGACCGTTGGCTCGAACTCATGGCCAACGCCCTCAGAACCATTCCCCGCGAACAGTTGCCCGATGAACACCGAGCAGCAATGTGGGACCACATGGAGCGAGTGGCTCATATGCTGCTCAATACCCCCACCCATGGCACAGGCTCGCCATTGAATTAG
- a CDS encoding helix-turn-helix transcriptional regulator, whose translation MKPVIIDRDSGVELWTATQCAEFSGTARGTFTSYAGRGRAPRPVTKYNGLTLWNSDEVREWQRQRLAKNNSSAED comes from the coding sequence ATGAAACCAGTGATTATCGATCGCGACAGCGGTGTTGAACTGTGGACTGCGACCCAATGCGCTGAATTCTCCGGTACAGCTCGCGGCACGTTCACCAGCTATGCGGGTCGTGGACGAGCTCCACGACCCGTAACCAAATACAACGGTTTAACGTTGTGGAACTCTGACGAAGTCCGTGAATGGCAGCGGCAACGTCTCGCCAAGAACAATTCCTCGGCAGAAGACTAA